The Bubalus kerabau isolate K-KA32 ecotype Philippines breed swamp buffalo chromosome X, PCC_UOA_SB_1v2, whole genome shotgun sequence genome has a segment encoding these proteins:
- the LOC129639732 gene encoding ARL14 effector protein-like, with product MSEQAEKSSSMQERPARQSSPEKPSEMELKQMKQVDRQLKRLSFQNPGPQVATFNPEVRQQIKKGQMAKKNEFVSVKRKVNKYDKKGRLTFNEADLCDCLDEDCLSCFYPCPKCNSTKCGPTCRCNRRWAYDTIVNENGEVISKMPFDLSD from the coding sequence ATGAGTGAACAAGCAGAAAAGAGCAGTTCCATGCAAGAGAGACCTGCACGTCAAagttctcctgagaaaccaagTGAGATGGAACTGAAGCAAATGAAACAGGTGGATCGGCAGTTAAAACGGTTGTCATTTCAAAATCCTGGGCCTCAGGTAGCCACCTTTAATCCTGAAGTAAGGCAGCAGATCAAGAAAGGGCAAATGGCAAAGAAGAATGAGTTTGTTTCTGTAAAACGCAAAGTCAACAAGTATGACAAAAAGGGCAGGCTCACCTTCAATGAGGCTGACCTGTGTGACTGCCTTGATGAAGACTGCCTGAGTTGCTTCTACCCGTGCCCCAAGTGTAACTCCACCAAGTGCGGGCCCACTTGCCGCTGCAACCGCCGCTGGGCCTACGACACCATAGTCAATGAGAATGGGGAGGTCATCAGCAAGATGCCATTCGACCTCTCCGACTAg